One Capsicum annuum cultivar UCD-10X-F1 chromosome 2, UCD10Xv1.1, whole genome shotgun sequence genomic window carries:
- the LOC107857955 gene encoding protein AUXIN SIGNALING F-BOX 2-like, which produces MAVYEVVLHYLPEEVIEVVLGYLTSNQDRNAASLVCKSWYNAERLSRRKGSFRLFLFSYVNLLPCVQEYELLRFPVMLRNLFLMQVVKRVGLSKNIFSRAVLFAGELNHPCLIEFILLFWKNKLRRILVKAPQLVDLGMGYLIGTGPLLDICNALYGALGKCTSIRSLSLGIIDLGSRLLPAVYPICHNLTSLKLSPCLISADFNRLIRRCIKLECLWMKSSVFWLLTCKELQELRIIDSPVRRNLHITEQGLVALWECIGKRVEDVMAMQPLDEGFGAIVRLCKGLKRLRLCGRLTDQVFLYMGKYAKHLEVLTVNLIKVTTLGPRNRTFLDFQVPHFAGDSEKGILYVLNGCKKLKELDIRNSSFGNATLLEDVRKYEWMQCLYIENCQMNFGACKQLAHEMPSLNVEIIRKKTMRPPGNNTVIINPGDNDKINKMYLYRTLVVPRKDAPDYVLTL; this is translated from the exons ATGGCCGTTTATGAAGTAGTGTTGCACTACTTACCGGAGGAAGTGATAGAGGTAGTGTTGGGTTACTTGACGTCGAACCAGGACCGGAATGCAGCGTCACTTGTGTGCAAGTCCTGGTACAATGCAGAAAGATTGAGCCGAAGAAAAG GTAGCTTTAGGTTATTTCTGTTTAGTTATGTCAACCTCTTACCTTGTGTTCAGGAATATGAGCTGCTAAGATTCCCTGTTATGTTGCGAAATTTGTTTCTGATGCAGGTCGTTAAGAGAGTTGGACTTTCAAAAAACATTTTTTCAAGGGCTGTTCTGTTTGCCGGAGAGCTGAATCACCCTTGTCTCATTGAATTTATCTTGCTTTTCTGGAAGA ATAAACTTCGCAGGATATTAGTTAAAGCTCCTCAGTTGGTGGACTTGGGGATGGGGTACCTTATCGGTACTGGTCCACTTTTAGATATTTGTAATGCACTATATGGTGCTCTAGGCAAGTGTACTTCGATTAGGAGCTTGTCTTTGGGGATCATCGATTTGGGTAGTCGCTTACTGCCTGCTGTCTATCCAATCTGCCACAACTTGACATCCTTGAAACTCAGCCCTTGTTTAATCTCTGCTGATTTTAACAGACTGATTCGTCGATGCATCAAGTTAGAGTGCCTATGG ATGAAGAGTTCTGTGTTTTGGCTTCTAACTTGTAAAGAGCTGCAGGAATTAAGGATTATTGACAGTCCAGTTCGTCGTAATCTTCATATTACTGAACAAGGGTTGGTTGCTCT TTGGGAATGCATAGGCAAAAGAGTTGAAGATGTGATGGCTATGCAGCCTCTTGACGAAGGTTTTGGGGCAATTGTACGGTTATGCAAAGGCCTTAAGCGGCTGAGACTCTGTGGGCGTTTAACTGATCAAGTATTCCTTTACATGGGGAAGTATGCTAAGCATCTTGAGGTGCTCACTGTAAACTTGATAAAGGTCACTACGTTGGGGCCTAGAAACAGAacctttttggattttcaagtacCCCACTTTGCTGGAGACAGCGAAAAGGGAATTCTCTATGTGTTGAATGGGTGCAAGAAACTGAAAGAACTTGATATCAGGAATAGCAGCTTTGGTAACGCGACACTCCTGGAGGACGTAAGGAAGTATGAATGGATGCAATGCCTTTATATAGAGAATTGTCAAATGAACTTTGGAGCATGCAAGCAACTGGCACATGAGATGCCTAGCCTCAATGTGGAGATCATTCGCAAGAAGACCATGAGGCCACCAGGGAACAATACGGTGATCATTAACCCTGGTGATAACGATAAAATAAACAAGATGTACTTGTATCGTACGCTTGTTGTCCCCAGAAAAGATGCACCTGATTATGTTCTGACGTTGTAG